One window of Aquipuribacter hungaricus genomic DNA carries:
- a CDS encoding helix-turn-helix domain-containing protein, with protein MTEHDSGDLGERLRAVREDRRISQTELAGSDLSPSYLSLIESGKRTPSDAVLQRLAERLDVSAHFLRHGSAAPEERVPELELEHARHALVTGDLDEAMTRASAVIGARGAPRRLHDEALLVLARAQERSGDLESAFSTLLPLHTRALTGDAAVGVASTGVLLLQSLLQAGDLNQAADAGAAAVAASSRLGAGGTDEHLRLAATLVGVHLHRGDLLYAQHLAEEMLQDAEQVGSRVGQGSLHWNAALAAEESGHVERALHHARRAVAFLSEGPDTRDFFRLKLSLASLLLVSEPPQVDEAVESLLAIRQPLEQLGSEVDMAYWHRIRATAHLRTGETDAARASAETAIAVLGDTPRLESCVARTVLGDALAAGGDHAAAEAEYRRAADTLSMMSATRQAAQAWRDLGDRLMDIGRTEGALEAFQQAFDAVGLRPSSVRVGSAAGPGLTV; from the coding sequence ATGACCGAGCACGACAGCGGCGACCTGGGCGAGCGCCTCCGCGCCGTCCGCGAGGACCGCCGCATCTCCCAGACCGAGCTGGCCGGGTCCGACCTGTCGCCCAGCTACCTGTCGCTCATCGAGTCGGGCAAGCGGACGCCGAGCGACGCCGTCCTCCAGCGCCTCGCCGAGCGCCTCGACGTGTCGGCGCACTTCCTGCGCCACGGCAGCGCCGCCCCCGAGGAGCGCGTCCCCGAGCTGGAGCTCGAGCACGCCCGCCACGCCCTGGTCACGGGCGACCTCGACGAGGCGATGACCCGCGCCTCCGCCGTCATCGGCGCCCGCGGTGCGCCCCGCCGGCTGCACGACGAGGCCCTGCTCGTGCTCGCCCGGGCCCAGGAGCGCTCCGGCGACCTGGAGTCCGCGTTCAGCACGCTGCTGCCGCTGCACACCCGGGCCCTCACCGGCGACGCCGCCGTCGGTGTCGCCTCGACCGGCGTGCTGCTGCTGCAGAGCCTGCTCCAGGCCGGCGACCTCAACCAGGCCGCCGACGCGGGGGCCGCCGCCGTCGCCGCGTCCTCCCGCCTGGGCGCCGGTGGCACCGACGAGCACCTGCGCCTGGCCGCGACGCTCGTCGGCGTCCACCTGCACCGCGGGGACCTGCTGTACGCCCAGCACCTGGCCGAGGAGATGCTCCAGGACGCCGAGCAGGTGGGCAGCCGCGTCGGCCAGGGCAGCCTGCACTGGAACGCCGCGCTCGCCGCGGAGGAGAGCGGGCACGTCGAGCGCGCCCTGCACCACGCGCGCCGCGCCGTGGCCTTCCTGTCCGAGGGCCCGGACACCCGCGACTTCTTCCGGCTCAAGCTCTCGCTCGCCTCGCTGCTCCTGGTCTCCGAGCCGCCCCAGGTCGACGAGGCCGTGGAGTCGCTGCTGGCCATCCGCCAGCCGCTGGAGCAGCTCGGCAGCGAGGTCGACATGGCCTACTGGCACCGGATCCGCGCCACCGCCCACCTGCGCACCGGCGAGACCGACGCCGCCCGCGCCTCCGCCGAGACCGCGATCGCCGTGCTCGGCGACACGCCGCGGCTGGAGTCCTGCGTCGCGCGCACGGTCCTGGGCGACGCGCTGGCCGCCGGGGGCGACCACGCGGCCGCCGAGGCGGAGTACCGCCGTGCCGCGGACACGCTGTCGATGATGTCCGCCACCCGCCAGGCCGCGCAGGCCTGGCGCGACCTCGGCGACCGGCTCATGGACATCGGCCGCACCGAGGGCGCCCTCGAGGCGTTCCAGCAGGCCTTCGACGCGGTCGGGCTCCGGCCGTCGTCGGTGCGGGTCGGCTCGGCCGCCGGTCCCGGCCTCACCGTCTGA
- the ndk gene encoding nucleoside-diphosphate kinase — protein MTEQTSPERTLVIVKPDGVRRGLTGEVLRRIEAKGYVLVGLRMVEATQEQLAAHYAEHEGKPFYGPLVEFMSSGPVVVALVEGHRVVEGFRSLAGSTEPTASAPGTIRGDLGRDWGLKVQQNIVHGSDSAESAARETEIWFGAGA, from the coding sequence GTGACCGAGCAGACAAGCCCCGAGCGCACCCTCGTCATCGTCAAGCCGGACGGCGTCCGCCGCGGCCTGACCGGGGAGGTGCTCCGGCGCATCGAGGCCAAGGGCTACGTCCTCGTCGGCCTCCGGATGGTCGAGGCGACGCAGGAGCAGCTGGCCGCCCACTACGCCGAGCACGAGGGCAAGCCGTTCTACGGCCCGCTCGTGGAGTTCATGTCCTCCGGACCGGTCGTCGTCGCGCTCGTCGAGGGCCACCGCGTGGTCGAGGGCTTCCGCAGCCTCGCCGGCTCCACCGAGCCGACCGCCTCGGCGCCGGGCACGATCCGCGGCGACCTGGGCCGCGACTGGGGCCTCAAGGTCCAGCAGAACATCGTCCACGGCAGCGACTCGGCCGAGAGCGCCGCGCGCGAGACCGAGATCTGGTTCGGCGCCGGCGCCTGA
- a CDS encoding bifunctional folylpolyglutamate synthase/dihydrofolate synthase → MTAVPPGTDPRFLQVQAEILGRAPEHTPQPSLERVRAVLEILGEPQRSYPVVHVTGTNGKTTTARMVDRLLREHGLRTGRFTSPHLEHVGERIVVDGLRLDDERFVAAWDDIAPYVQIVDDRSVAEGGPRLSFFEVLTVMAFAVFADAPVDVAVVEVGLGGLWDSTNVVDGVVAVVTPVALDHERWLGHGLAAIAGQKAGIVKEHAVLVTAQQPVEVAEVLMARAAEVGAVVAREGIEFGVLSRDVAVGGQRLTLKGLVGGAEDVYLPLHGAHQAGNAAVALAAVEAFLGSGGAAGTGLDPDLVRDAFAHVDSPGRLEPVRRGPLVVVDAAHNPAGAEAAAEGLSEAFPGTRLVGVVGAMADKDVDGILAAFEPVLDEVVVTAARGVRAMPADELADVARGVYGDDRVHVRADLSDAIDTAVALAEVASGGDEVAAGVVVTGSVYLVAEARTLLGAPSPDSLALDTTSRGVSAVAEDTGARVLAADGVDDLDAELARELARGRDDEHDERDEDRYVAGDPHAAPEDSALLDDPWVVREEHDDYWDGGDGPGDGPGDGEDGGPAGGRRA, encoded by the coding sequence GTGACTGCCGTGCCCCCCGGGACCGACCCCCGCTTCCTGCAGGTGCAGGCCGAGATCCTCGGCCGGGCACCCGAGCACACCCCCCAGCCGTCGCTGGAGCGGGTGCGCGCGGTGCTGGAGATCCTCGGCGAGCCGCAGCGCTCGTACCCGGTGGTCCACGTCACCGGGACCAACGGCAAGACGACGACCGCGCGCATGGTCGACCGGCTCCTGCGCGAGCACGGCCTGCGCACCGGCCGGTTCACGTCCCCCCACCTGGAGCACGTCGGGGAGCGCATCGTCGTGGACGGCCTGCGGCTGGACGACGAGCGGTTCGTCGCCGCCTGGGACGACATCGCCCCCTACGTGCAGATCGTCGACGACCGCTCCGTCGCCGAGGGCGGGCCCCGGCTGTCGTTCTTCGAGGTGCTGACGGTCATGGCGTTCGCGGTCTTCGCCGACGCCCCGGTCGACGTCGCCGTCGTCGAGGTCGGCCTCGGCGGGCTGTGGGACTCCACCAACGTCGTCGACGGCGTGGTCGCCGTGGTGACCCCGGTGGCGCTGGACCACGAGCGCTGGCTCGGCCACGGCCTCGCCGCCATCGCCGGCCAGAAGGCGGGGATCGTCAAGGAGCACGCCGTCCTGGTGACGGCCCAGCAGCCCGTCGAGGTCGCCGAGGTGCTCATGGCCCGCGCCGCCGAGGTCGGCGCGGTCGTCGCGCGCGAGGGCATCGAGTTCGGCGTGCTGTCCCGCGACGTCGCCGTGGGCGGGCAGCGCCTCACGCTCAAGGGCCTCGTCGGCGGGGCGGAGGACGTCTACCTGCCCCTGCACGGCGCCCACCAGGCCGGCAACGCGGCCGTCGCGCTGGCCGCCGTCGAGGCGTTCCTCGGCTCCGGCGGCGCCGCGGGCACGGGCCTGGACCCCGACCTGGTGCGGGACGCGTTCGCCCACGTCGACTCGCCCGGCCGGCTGGAGCCGGTGCGGCGCGGCCCGCTCGTCGTCGTCGACGCCGCCCACAACCCGGCGGGCGCCGAGGCCGCGGCCGAGGGGCTCAGCGAGGCGTTCCCCGGCACCCGCCTGGTCGGCGTCGTCGGCGCCATGGCCGACAAGGACGTCGACGGCATCCTCGCCGCGTTCGAGCCGGTCCTCGACGAGGTCGTCGTCACCGCGGCACGCGGGGTCCGCGCCATGCCCGCCGACGAGCTCGCCGACGTCGCCCGCGGGGTCTACGGCGACGACCGTGTCCACGTCCGGGCCGACCTGTCCGACGCGATCGACACCGCGGTCGCGCTGGCCGAGGTGGCCTCCGGCGGGGACGAGGTCGCGGCCGGCGTCGTCGTCACCGGCTCCGTCTACCTCGTGGCCGAGGCGCGCACCCTGCTCGGCGCCCCCAGCCCGGACTCCCTGGCGCTGGACACCACGAGCCGGGGCGTCTCCGCCGTGGCCGAGGACACCGGCGCCCGGGTGCTCGCCGCGGACGGGGTCGACGACCTGGACGCCGAGCTGGCCCGGGAGCTCGCCCGCGGCCGCGACGACGAGCACGACGAGCGCGACGAGGACCGCTACGTCGCCGGCGACCCGCACGCCGCCCCCGAGGATTCCGCCCTGCTCGACGACCCGTGGGTGGTCCGCGAGGAGCACGACGACTACTGGGACGGCGGCGACGGTCCTGGTGACGGTCCGGGCGACGGGGAGGACGGCGGGCCCGCCGGGGGCCGGCGTGCGTGA
- a CDS encoding DUF4233 domain-containing protein — translation MRDPKRVMAATVLVFEALVVVFASLVAKDLSGLSTLQAVGGGAVLALVLVLSSGLVGRPGGYWWGSLLQVVVVATGIWVPTMVGVGLLFTGLWVAAVVIGTRIDRERAAL, via the coding sequence GTGCGTGACCCCAAGCGGGTGATGGCCGCGACCGTGCTCGTCTTCGAGGCGCTCGTCGTGGTCTTCGCCTCGCTCGTGGCCAAGGACCTGTCGGGGCTGTCCACCCTTCAGGCGGTCGGCGGCGGGGCGGTCCTGGCCCTCGTCCTCGTGCTGTCGTCCGGGCTGGTCGGGCGTCCCGGCGGCTACTGGTGGGGGTCGCTGCTGCAGGTCGTCGTCGTGGCCACCGGCATCTGGGTGCCGACGATGGTCGGTGTCGGCCTGCTCTTCACCGGGCTCTGGGTGGCGGCGGTCGTCATCGGCACGCGCATCGACCGCGAGCGCGCGGCGCTCTGA